The following proteins are co-located in the Patescibacteria group bacterium genome:
- a CDS encoding NAD(P)/FAD-dependent oxidoreductase, translating to MKRSSKLSATSSASTTFEVVIIGGGGAGMAAVEGAKAAGASRICLIESGNLGGECPNRACVPTKSLLASAKMYKSFLKDGLEFGVLGSPRFDLKRAMARKESVIQAIVGGGRLENYLKSQGVDVIRGKAVFEDAHTLRAGSRVLKAKSIVIATGTTDLVPPIAGLEDVEVLGYADAVSLPRLPKSIAIIGGGPVGCEFATFFASVGVKTTLIEPADHLLIHEDEELSLLAETALKDLDVTVLAKTKPLGLLNEKWGTKVTYQVGKRPRQYIWVEAVLVAAGKMPNIANLALERAKVKVEKTGRVLVNSKMQTNAKHILLAGDVSGRLMFTHTAHYEGFIAGWNAIKPKEAYDTDLSVIPRVTFIDPELASVGLTQAEAVKSGFETVIYRTAIHTLARAAVDGKQTGVLKVVVDKKTDLILGGHMLSERAGEVIHELALAMRHGLPFSAVRAGLRAYPTYSEAISALEV from the coding sequence ATGAAACGATCTTCCAAGCTATCCGCAACCTCCTCTGCTTCCACAACTTTTGAGGTGGTGATTATTGGCGGCGGGGGTGCCGGCATGGCCGCGGTTGAAGGGGCTAAGGCAGCTGGGGCATCACGTATTTGCTTGATTGAATCAGGAAATCTCGGCGGAGAGTGTCCCAACCGAGCCTGCGTGCCTACCAAGTCGTTGCTCGCCTCGGCCAAGATGTACAAAAGTTTTCTTAAAGATGGTCTAGAGTTCGGCGTACTTGGCTCTCCGCGATTTGATCTAAAGCGAGCCATGGCCCGAAAAGAGTCGGTGATCCAGGCGATCGTCGGTGGTGGCCGCCTTGAGAATTATCTGAAAAGTCAGGGGGTTGATGTGATAAGAGGCAAGGCAGTTTTTGAAGATGCCCATACTTTGCGAGCTGGTTCGCGAGTGCTGAAGGCGAAGTCGATTGTTATAGCTACCGGCACTACCGATTTGGTTCCGCCGATTGCCGGCCTAGAGGATGTTGAGGTGCTCGGTTATGCTGATGCCGTTAGCCTGCCGCGTTTGCCAAAATCGATCGCGATTATTGGCGGGGGACCAGTGGGCTGTGAATTTGCTACTTTTTTTGCTTCGGTCGGCGTGAAGACAACGCTCATCGAGCCCGCTGATCATCTCTTGATTCATGAGGACGAGGAACTTTCACTGCTCGCCGAAACCGCGCTTAAAGATTTAGACGTCACCGTTTTAGCAAAAACTAAACCGCTGGGTTTATTAAATGAAAAGTGGGGAACTAAAGTTACTTATCAAGTCGGCAAACGTCCACGGCAATATATTTGGGTGGAGGCTGTTTTAGTGGCCGCTGGTAAAATGCCGAACATTGCTAACCTAGCGCTTGAGCGAGCGAAGGTTAAAGTTGAGAAGACTGGTCGAGTGCTCGTCAATAGCAAAATGCAGACCAACGCCAAGCACATCTTGCTAGCGGGGGACGTTTCTGGCCGTCTTATGTTCACTCATACCGCGCATTACGAAGGTTTTATTGCCGGCTGGAATGCGATCAAGCCAAAAGAGGCGTATGACACCGATCTCTCAGTTATCCCTCGGGTAACCTTCATTGACCCTGAGCTAGCGAGCGTCGGCCTCACTCAAGCCGAGGCTGTGAAGTCCGGATTCGAAACTGTGATTTATCGAACGGCCATCCATACGCTCGCCCGAGCCGCGGTCGATGGCAAGCAGACGGGGGTGCTGAAGGTGGTTGTCGACAAGAAAACCGATTTAATCCTTGGCGGTCATATGCTGAGCGAGCGGGCGGGGGAGGTGATCCATGAACTTGCGCTGGCCATGCGTCATGGTTTACCGTTTAGCGCAGTTCGCGCTGGTTTACGAGCTTATCCAACCTATTCGGAAGCTATTTCAGCCCTTGAAGTATGA
- a CDS encoding beta-galactosidase, translating to MKNANKFNLRVPQVLGGLFFVLLFLVATLVFGKIFLWPRSVNFGVTFSAPQARYLKLNAWETYLSLMDDLGVKYIRVPVYWNETEKIRGQYDWQETDYFMQEAAKRGVKITLVIGAKVPRWPECHLPAFIQDEIGTPAYGDDLVGFLETTVERYKDSPALLRYQVENEPLFPFGLCPPPDLSLLKREIEAVRLTDPTHDIQLTVSGESEPWLDLAKSADVLGVSLYRVVWNKHIGPVVYPHSAAWYAVERQTIALWVKQTIISELQAEPWFDGGNMPEDLAKAYTAFPAERLRDHVAFAKRTGFSEVYLWGVEWWYFLKAHGNSRLYDEARTIFR from the coding sequence GTGAAAAACGCGAACAAATTTAATCTGCGTGTTCCTCAGGTGCTCGGAGGACTTTTCTTTGTCCTCCTTTTTCTCGTCGCGACGCTTGTCTTCGGTAAAATATTTCTATGGCCGCGATCAGTTAACTTTGGGGTGACGTTTTCTGCGCCTCAGGCCAGGTATCTCAAATTGAACGCTTGGGAGACGTACCTGAGCCTCATGGATGATCTAGGAGTGAAGTACATTCGCGTGCCGGTTTACTGGAACGAGACTGAGAAAATACGCGGCCAGTATGATTGGCAGGAGACGGATTACTTCATGCAGGAAGCCGCTAAACGCGGGGTGAAGATTACGCTAGTTATCGGAGCCAAAGTTCCACGTTGGCCAGAATGCCATTTGCCAGCTTTTATTCAGGACGAAATTGGGACGCCGGCCTACGGTGATGATCTAGTAGGTTTCCTTGAGACTACTGTGGAACGCTACAAAGACAGTCCGGCACTCTTGCGCTATCAAGTAGAGAACGAGCCGCTGTTTCCTTTTGGTCTTTGTCCTCCGCCTGACCTAAGTTTACTCAAGCGAGAGATTGAAGCAGTTCGGTTAACGGATCCTACACATGATATTCAGCTAACCGTCAGCGGTGAAAGCGAACCGTGGCTAGATCTGGCTAAGAGTGCTGATGTGCTTGGGGTAAGTCTGTATAGGGTGGTGTGGAACAAGCATATTGGTCCGGTGGTTTACCCGCATTCTGCGGCTTGGTATGCAGTCGAGCGCCAAACCATTGCCCTCTGGGTGAAGCAAACTATCATTTCTGAGCTTCAGGCCGAGCCGTGGTTTGACGGTGGCAATATGCCGGAAGATTTGGCTAAGGCGTATACGGCTTTCCCTGCAGAACGGTTGCGCGACCATGTAGCTTTTGCCAAACGAACCGGGTTTTCTGAGGTATATTTGTGGGGCGTAGAATGGTGGTACTTCCTAAAGGCTCATGGCAACTCGCGGCTTTATGACGAAGCCAGAACCATCTTCAGATAA